The Sedimentisphaera salicampi genome includes a region encoding these proteins:
- the rpsB gene encoding 30S ribosomal protein S2, producing MNKDLARQLIEAGVHFGHGASRWHPKMAPYIFAKRGMIHIINVKETLKGLLIAKKLLTMVVSSGKDVVFVGTKRQAKKAVTDAAKQTGMHFIANRWLGGTLTNFRTIRQRVLRMEQLEKMEQDGSIESESKKMGAMLKRELNKIKSNLDGLRGLNKLPGAVVVVDVMKEKNALSEAKKLKIPTIGIIDTNSNPDMVDVAIPGNDDSTKAVDIILHELASAVAEGKTLARIQAASEDEGKTKTRSKRKPRKPQDKPASAFNKGEKKKTEQGSSETKASEGQGETEKAAEQKADSKPEEAKAEQAQEAKPEAKPSSDEEKKAEKPETPGKEQEAKSADNTPAENQA from the coding sequence GTGAATAAGGATCTGGCACGCCAGCTGATAGAAGCCGGCGTACACTTCGGTCACGGAGCATCCCGCTGGCATCCGAAGATGGCACCGTACATCTTCGCCAAACGCGGAATGATCCACATTATTAATGTGAAGGAAACACTCAAGGGGCTGCTGATAGCTAAAAAGCTCCTTACCATGGTGGTTTCTTCAGGCAAAGACGTAGTGTTTGTAGGCACGAAGCGTCAGGCGAAAAAGGCCGTAACAGACGCTGCCAAGCAAACCGGAATGCACTTTATCGCAAACCGCTGGCTCGGAGGTACGCTGACAAACTTCCGTACAATCCGCCAGAGGGTTTTAAGGATGGAGCAGCTCGAAAAGATGGAGCAGGACGGCTCTATCGAGAGCGAGAGCAAGAAAATGGGCGCTATGCTCAAGCGTGAGCTGAACAAGATTAAATCCAATCTTGACGGCCTCCGCGGCCTCAACAAACTGCCGGGAGCGGTAGTTGTTGTTGACGTAATGAAGGAAAAGAACGCCTTGAGCGAAGCCAAAAAGCTCAAAATCCCGACCATCGGAATTATCGACACAAACTCCAATCCGGATATGGTTGATGTTGCGATCCCGGGCAACGATGACTCAACAAAGGCTGTTGATATTATTCTTCATGAGCTCGCTTCAGCAGTAGCTGAGGGCAAAACTCTCGCCCGTATTCAGGCAGCTTCAGAGGATGAAGGCAAGACCAAGACAAGAAGCAAGAGAAAGCCGAGAAAGCCTCAGGACAAGCCTGCCTCAGCCTTTAATAAGGGCGAAAAGAAAAAGACTGAGCAAGGCAGCAGCGAGACTAAAGCTTCTGAAGGTCAGGGCGAAACAGAGAAAGCTGCTGAACAGAAAGCGGATTCTAAGCCGGAAGAAGCCAAGGCAGAGCAAGCTCAAGAAGCAAAGCCCGAAGCTAAGCCGAGCAGCGATGAAGAAAAAAAGGCTGAAAAGCCCGAAACGCCCGGCAAAGAGCAAGAGGCAAAATCCGCTGACAATACACCTGCTGAAAATCAGGCTTAG
- the tsf gene encoding translation elongation factor Ts, producing the protein MAEINASDVMKLRKMSGQGMMDCKKALAETNGDLDEAMTLLRKKGLATMAKRADRSASEGKVTVKSSGKDTVLTSLCCETDFVAKNDDFKEVADKVADAALQAAPGSKLAEQEIEGKKVSELITELVSKTGEKTEIGDWAKMSEEENTVVGSYVHFNNKMGALVKIVCENPSEKLQKLADEVCMHIAAVKPMALNKESFDQEVIEKEREIAKEQMKDKPAQIIEKIVEGKINKMISENCLVNQKFVKNEEMTVEEAVKDAGGSKIAAFERVAIG; encoded by the coding sequence ATGGCTGAAATAAACGCTTCCGATGTAATGAAGCTCCGCAAAATGAGCGGGCAGGGAATGATGGACTGCAAAAAGGCCCTCGCCGAAACAAACGGCGACCTTGATGAGGCAATGACCCTCCTTCGCAAGAAGGGGCTTGCCACAATGGCAAAGCGTGCAGACCGCAGCGCATCAGAGGGCAAGGTAACTGTTAAGAGCTCTGGGAAAGACACCGTGCTTACATCCCTTTGCTGCGAGACGGATTTCGTTGCGAAGAACGACGACTTCAAAGAGGTTGCTGATAAGGTTGCAGATGCAGCCCTTCAGGCAGCTCCAGGCAGTAAACTTGCCGAGCAGGAAATTGAAGGGAAGAAAGTTTCCGAGCTTATCACAGAGCTCGTTAGCAAGACCGGCGAGAAAACTGAAATCGGCGACTGGGCAAAGATGAGCGAAGAAGAGAATACAGTTGTAGGCTCATACGTTCATTTCAACAATAAGATGGGCGCTCTTGTGAAGATTGTCTGCGAAAACCCTTCTGAGAAGCTTCAGAAGCTTGCTGATGAGGTTTGCATGCATATAGCGGCCGTTAAGCCGATGGCGCTAAATAAAGAAAGCTTCGATCAGGAAGTTATCGAGAAGGAAAGAGAAATTGCCAAGGAGCAGATGAAAGATAAGCCTGCTCAAATTATCGAGAAGATTGTTGAAGGCAAGATCAACAAGATGATTTCCGAGAACTGCCTTGTTAATCAGAAATTCGTTAAGAACGAGGAAATGACTGTCGAAGAGGCAGTTAAAGATGCAGGCGGTTCTAAAATTGCTGCTTTTGAAAGAGTTGCAATAGGCTAA
- a CDS encoding D-sedoheptulose-7-phosphate isomerase: MTEKIISEYIIEHRKALDNFEKNSSDSLNRAAETVANAIKKGGRIYLCGNGGSAADCSHIASELVGRFKKERKAMPAMTFTADPAVFTSLGNDFNYSSIFLRQVEAYVRKGDVLWAISTSGSSENVLKAILKAKQIGAEIISLTGKPNSIIESHSSCCICANTEITSTAQEIHVLAYHIICGIVEELI, encoded by the coding sequence TTGACTGAAAAAATAATCAGTGAATATATCATTGAACACAGAAAAGCTCTCGACAACTTTGAAAAAAACAGCAGCGATTCACTAAATCGGGCAGCAGAGACAGTAGCAAATGCCATCAAAAAAGGCGGCAGGATATACCTCTGCGGCAACGGCGGTTCTGCGGCGGACTGCTCGCATATTGCAAGCGAGCTGGTTGGCCGATTCAAGAAAGAACGCAAGGCTATGCCCGCCATGACATTCACAGCAGACCCTGCGGTGTTCACAAGCCTCGGGAACGATTTCAACTATTCCAGCATATTCCTCAGGCAGGTTGAGGCGTATGTAAGAAAGGGCGATGTGCTCTGGGCTATCTCCACAAGCGGCAGCTCTGAGAACGTGCTGAAGGCTATCCTTAAAGCAAAGCAGATCGGAGCTGAAATAATCTCGCTTACGGGCAAACCAAATTCGATTATCGAATCTCATTCCAGCTGCTGCATCTGCGCAAACACCGAAATCACAAGCACCGCTCAGGAAATACACGTTTTAGCATACCACATTATCTGCGGCATTGTAGAAGAGCTGATTTAA
- a CDS encoding DUF4139 domain-containing protein translates to MKLFNLFIIAAVSAACIAGSQTALTIYNDNLGVVKEVRDIEFEKGTSRVEFTDVAETIDPTSVSFRPMEEAEISLLEQNYEYDLVDPYKLLEKYIGKKITLFVQRDENVAPVRDEYELLAFKGNDFVVRSRSGVHILNRDLIKGVRFGKEQGDMLTKPTLVWLADSDKDQTIPCQVAYMASRISWKANYSMILSDSENQMEFSGWVTIDNKSGKDYKNAKIKLIAGEVKQERPQTNRRMEQLYAAAAKDGGSGFKEKAFQDFHLYTLGRESTVNNKQVKQIRFIENVKNIDIEKIYKISSQIMDTNTRKENPSVNFEFVNSEDNGMGMPLPEGLIRAFKEDTEDGSLEFVGESGINHTPKDEKVKVQTGNAFDIVGEFKTIKADVKNARLKEFHKEAVIRNHKDEDCIVEVNYKYPAGYSNCRIYDNNLDYKKPEAGVVRFEVPVKANDETKISFEAQISR, encoded by the coding sequence ATGAAATTATTTAATTTGTTTATCATTGCAGCAGTTTCTGCGGCGTGTATTGCAGGATCTCAGACAGCCCTGACCATCTACAACGATAATCTAGGCGTTGTGAAGGAAGTTCGGGACATTGAATTTGAAAAAGGAACGAGCAGGGTTGAGTTCACTGATGTAGCAGAAACTATAGACCCCACCAGCGTTAGCTTCAGGCCGATGGAGGAAGCTGAAATATCGCTTCTTGAGCAGAACTACGAGTACGACCTTGTAGATCCTTACAAACTGCTGGAAAAATACATAGGCAAGAAAATAACTCTCTTTGTACAGCGGGATGAGAACGTAGCCCCGGTTCGGGACGAATATGAGCTTCTTGCATTCAAGGGCAATGATTTCGTGGTTCGAAGCAGGAGCGGCGTTCATATATTAAACAGAGATTTGATTAAGGGCGTAAGATTCGGCAAAGAGCAGGGAGATATGCTCACAAAACCCACGCTGGTATGGCTGGCCGATTCGGACAAAGACCAGACAATCCCCTGCCAAGTTGCATATATGGCCTCAAGAATAAGCTGGAAGGCAAACTACTCAATGATACTCAGCGATTCAGAAAATCAGATGGAATTTTCAGGCTGGGTTACTATAGACAATAAGTCCGGCAAGGACTACAAGAACGCAAAGATAAAGCTGATTGCAGGCGAAGTGAAGCAGGAAAGGCCTCAGACAAACCGAAGAATGGAGCAGCTTTACGCAGCTGCTGCCAAGGACGGCGGGAGCGGATTCAAGGAAAAGGCGTTTCAGGACTTCCACCTATACACCCTCGGCAGAGAAAGCACTGTGAACAACAAGCAGGTAAAGCAAATCAGATTCATTGAGAACGTAAAGAATATCGATATTGAGAAGATTTATAAAATCAGTTCGCAGATTATGGACACAAATACTCGCAAGGAAAATCCTTCAGTAAACTTTGAGTTTGTAAACAGCGAAGATAACGGAATGGGTATGCCCCTGCCGGAAGGGCTGATACGTGCATTCAAGGAAGATACCGAAGACGGAAGCCTTGAGTTTGTGGGCGAATCAGGGATAAATCATACACCTAAAGATGAAAAGGTGAAAGTGCAGACGGGAAATGCATTTGATATTGTGGGTGAATTCAAAACAATTAAGGCAGACGTAAAAAATGCAAGGCTCAAAGAATTTCACAAGGAGGCGGTAATCCGTAATCATAAAGATGAAGACTGCATTGTAGAAGTGAACTACAAATACCCTGCCGGCTATTCCAACTGCCGGATCTACGACAACAACCTTGATTACAAAAAACCTGAGGCTGGCGTGGTACGCTTTGAAGTACCTGTGAAGGCAAATGATGAGACTAAAATTAGCTTCGAGGCTCAAATCAGCAGATAA
- a CDS encoding sulfatase, which yields MDVKSSNRRSFLKNAAAGIAAGSFLRPAFSASGNSHSMRPKDLKEKPNILWVYLEDTNAWMSCYGDDTIKTPNIDKLAERGVRFNRAYMPAPVCSPTRSALITGMYQTSIAAHEHYSSFSSWRGKEVETWHPNHIGVRTLPEIFKVAGYYTFNEGKDHYNFVFSDEDLYDRKGGNGFKGAENGTEWTGRAEGQPFFGQIQLRGGKKGGSPKRVNPDEVTVPPYYPDHPIYRKEIAHHYDTILKMDEILGDITRRLKEDGLYENTAVFFFSDHGMCLPRHKQFVYEGGIRVPLIAAGPGIPANKVRNDLVSGLDVSGATLELAGIEIPAHMHAKGLFADDFHREFVFSARDRCDYTIDRIRAVVGKRYKYIRNFMTDRPYLQPQYRDGHDYMKVLKRLHEEGRLNDVQDRFVCQHRPAEELYDLQEDPHETVNLVHSWKREHALALTQMRDALYRWILETDDKGRFPETDEALKAVVDRWGSEKTSCPEYNRIK from the coding sequence ATGGATGTTAAATCAAGCAATAGAAGGAGTTTCCTCAAAAACGCGGCGGCGGGAATTGCCGCAGGATCATTTTTAAGGCCTGCATTTTCAGCTTCAGGTAACAGCCACTCAATGCGTCCCAAAGATCTCAAAGAAAAACCAAACATACTCTGGGTTTATCTCGAAGACACCAACGCTTGGATGAGCTGCTACGGCGACGATACCATCAAAACGCCCAATATCGATAAACTCGCAGAAAGAGGCGTACGTTTCAACAGGGCTTATATGCCCGCTCCGGTTTGCTCGCCCACACGTTCTGCTCTGATTACAGGGATGTACCAAACATCCATTGCGGCCCATGAGCATTACAGCTCTTTCAGCTCTTGGCGGGGCAAAGAAGTCGAAACATGGCATCCGAATCACATCGGCGTTCGAACACTTCCAGAGATATTCAAGGTAGCTGGATATTATACCTTTAACGAAGGTAAGGATCATTACAACTTCGTTTTTTCCGATGAAGACCTTTACGACCGCAAGGGTGGTAACGGCTTTAAGGGAGCTGAAAACGGCACTGAATGGACAGGCAGAGCGGAAGGGCAGCCGTTTTTCGGGCAAATACAGCTCAGAGGTGGAAAGAAAGGCGGCTCTCCAAAGAGAGTAAATCCGGACGAAGTTACAGTGCCGCCGTATTATCCCGACCACCCGATTTACAGAAAAGAGATTGCTCATCACTACGATACAATCCTCAAGATGGATGAAATACTTGGTGATATAACCCGACGTTTGAAAGAAGATGGGCTTTACGAAAACACAGCAGTATTTTTCTTCTCAGACCACGGTATGTGCCTGCCGAGGCACAAGCAGTTTGTTTATGAAGGTGGAATAAGAGTTCCATTGATAGCAGCCGGCCCCGGAATACCTGCCAATAAAGTACGCAATGATTTAGTTAGCGGGCTTGATGTAAGCGGGGCAACGCTGGAACTTGCAGGGATAGAAATTCCTGCTCATATGCATGCCAAAGGCCTCTTCGCAGATGATTTTCACAGAGAGTTCGTTTTCTCTGCAAGAGACCGCTGCGACTATACTATCGACAGAATACGGGCGGTGGTAGGCAAACGCTACAAGTATATTCGCAACTTTATGACCGACAGACCCTACCTCCAGCCGCAGTATAGAGACGGTCACGATTATATGAAAGTGCTCAAGCGGCTGCATGAAGAAGGCAGGCTTAATGATGTGCAGGATAGGTTTGTCTGCCAGCACAGGCCTGCTGAAGAGCTTTACGATCTGCAGGAAGATCCCCATGAGACGGTAAATCTCGTTCATTCATGGAAAAGAGAACACGCCTTGGCCCTTACGCAGATGAGGGATGCCCTTTACCGCTGGATACTCGAAACAGACGATAAAGGCCGTTTTCCGGAGACCGATGAAGCTTTGAAAGCTGTGGTTGACCGCTGGGGAAGCGAGAAGACATCTTGCCCCGAATACAACCGCATAAAGTAA
- a CDS encoding glycoside hydrolase family 3 protein → MKRNPAAIILIMLMFSACGFCAEDQNKPSIREMAGQMLMAGFRGLMPEQCPQILEDIEKRNLGGVILFDYDVSLDKPVRNIESPAQLKRLVSALKSRAKAPLLVAVDQEGGQVCRLKEKFGFPETNSAEHLGNIDDPEKTRLAGRQIGQTLANIGINLNLAPCVDVNINPDNPAIGRLERSFSPNPRKTAVHGRAFAQGLSEADVLSCIKHFPGHGSAYNDSHKGLTDITNTWLPKELIPFRSIIRSGDADMVMTAHLVNENIDPKYPATLSKNFLYTMLRLGIGWDGVVITDDMQMKAIAEEYSLKRSIKLSINAGADILLFANNLSWQPDIVEKALEMIEGLLLEGKIKRARIRESYERIMKLKEKLKK, encoded by the coding sequence ATGAAAAGAAACCCAGCAGCAATTATTCTAATAATGCTAATGTTTTCGGCCTGTGGGTTTTGTGCTGAAGACCAAAATAAACCAAGTATTCGTGAGATGGCCGGCCAGATGCTGATGGCTGGCTTCCGTGGGCTCATGCCTGAACAATGCCCCCAAATACTTGAAGATATTGAGAAACGCAATCTTGGCGGCGTTATACTGTTTGATTATGACGTATCGCTGGATAAGCCCGTACGCAATATTGAAAGCCCAGCACAGCTCAAAAGACTTGTTTCTGCCCTTAAATCCCGTGCTAAAGCACCTCTTCTTGTAGCAGTGGATCAGGAGGGCGGGCAGGTTTGCAGGCTCAAGGAGAAATTCGGCTTCCCGGAAACAAACTCTGCCGAGCATCTGGGCAATATAGATGATCCTGAAAAAACAAGGCTCGCCGGAAGGCAAATTGGCCAAACGCTTGCTAATATCGGCATCAATCTCAATCTAGCCCCCTGTGTTGACGTTAATATCAATCCGGACAACCCAGCTATTGGCAGGCTCGAACGCAGCTTCTCGCCCAATCCCCGCAAAACAGCCGTTCACGGCAGGGCATTCGCCCAGGGACTCAGTGAGGCCGATGTATTAAGCTGCATAAAGCACTTCCCCGGTCACGGCAGCGCATACAACGATTCCCACAAGGGACTTACCGATATAACGAACACTTGGCTGCCCAAAGAGCTTATACCGTTTCGCAGTATTATCCGCTCCGGCGATGCTGATATGGTTATGACAGCCCATTTGGTAAATGAAAACATTGATCCCAAATACCCCGCAACGCTCTCCAAAAACTTTCTGTACACAATGCTTCGCCTCGGGATCGGCTGGGATGGAGTTGTGATAACCGATGATATGCAGATGAAAGCGATTGCAGAAGAGTATTCACTCAAAAGGAGCATTAAGCTTTCGATAAATGCAGGTGCTGATATCCTGCTCTTTGCAAACAACCTCTCATGGCAGCCTGATATCGTAGAAAAAGCCTTGGAAATGATTGAAGGCTTACTATTAGAGGGCAAGATTAAACGGGCCAGAATAAGAGAAAGCTATGAGCGTATTATGAAGCTCAAAGAAAAACTAAAAAAATGA
- the ltrA gene encoding group II intron reverse transcriptase/maturase, with product MVKQKINNYTDTGSRRQNRRVKDAVRQVCATTSTTTRYSESNLLEQVVEQSNMQQAWQRVKRNKGAAGVDRMNIPAAFSYLQDNWPQIKQDILSGHYKPQPVLCIEIPKPKGGIRKLGIPTVIDRMIQQAILQVLSPIFEPTFSDSSFGFRPRRSAHQALKQLQSYCAEGYRWVVDMDLEKFFDNVNHDILMNRISRRVQDKRVLGLIRRYLQSGIMVDGAVNILSKGTPQGSPLSPLLSNIMLDNLDKELEKRGHKFTRYADDCNIYVRSKRAGERVLESIGNFLQKELKLKLNSEKSAVGRPWNRSFLAYSITTHRKGKLKPSKDAVKRFKKKVKVLFRKGRGRNIVRFIKDTLNPVLRGWGQYFRLSEVKGIFEELDRWIRRRLRCIKWRQWKHPKTRLKMLKRRKLPEEQAAKSAYNGRGPWWNAGASHLNKAFPKSYFNKLGLISLQQVVGTTDWLK from the coding sequence ATGGTGAAGCAGAAAATAAATAACTATACCGACACTGGAAGCAGGCGGCAGAACCGCCGAGTTAAGGATGCGGTGCGTCAAGTATGTGCAACCACTTCAACAACAACCAGATACTCAGAATCCAACCTACTTGAACAAGTGGTCGAACAAAGTAATATGCAGCAAGCCTGGCAGCGTGTAAAACGCAATAAGGGAGCGGCAGGTGTTGACCGAATGAATATCCCCGCAGCGTTCAGCTATCTACAAGATAACTGGCCGCAAATCAAGCAGGATATACTTTCAGGACACTACAAGCCCCAGCCGGTACTGTGTATTGAGATTCCCAAACCCAAAGGTGGAATCCGCAAGCTCGGTATCCCTACAGTTATTGACCGTATGATACAGCAGGCAATACTGCAAGTATTGAGTCCAATTTTTGAGCCAACCTTTTCAGATTCAAGTTTTGGATTCAGGCCTAGGCGTTCTGCCCATCAGGCACTGAAACAACTCCAAAGCTATTGTGCGGAAGGTTACAGATGGGTTGTTGATATGGACCTCGAAAAGTTTTTCGATAACGTCAACCACGATATCCTGATGAACCGTATCAGCCGCAGGGTACAAGATAAACGAGTTCTTGGCCTTATTCGCAGATATCTTCAATCAGGTATAATGGTTGATGGTGCGGTTAATATTCTGTCTAAAGGTACTCCGCAAGGAAGCCCTTTAAGTCCATTGTTATCTAACATAATGCTAGATAACCTTGACAAGGAGCTTGAGAAAAGAGGACATAAGTTTACCCGTTACGCTGATGATTGTAATATCTACGTTCGCAGCAAACGGGCAGGCGAAAGAGTTCTCGAATCTATAGGAAACTTCTTGCAGAAAGAGTTGAAGCTAAAGCTCAACTCTGAAAAGAGTGCTGTTGGCAGGCCTTGGAATCGTAGTTTTCTTGCCTACTCAATAACCACTCATCGGAAAGGTAAACTTAAACCTTCCAAGGATGCGGTAAAACGTTTCAAGAAGAAAGTTAAAGTGCTGTTCCGGAAAGGGAGAGGCAGAAATATCGTCAGATTTATCAAGGATACTCTCAATCCGGTACTTCGTGGCTGGGGACAATACTTCAGATTGAGCGAAGTCAAAGGGATATTCGAGGAACTTGATAGATGGATACGCAGAAGATTGAGGTGTATCAAGTGGCGACAATGGAAACATCCTAAAACCCGCCTCAAGATGCTCAAGCGGCGTAAACTTCCAGAAGAGCAGGCCGCAAAGTCTGCATACAACGGACGCGGACCGTGGTGGAATGCCGGAGCAAGCCACCTTAACAAAGCGTTCCCGAAATCCTACTTCAACAAACTGGGACTCATATCACTTCAACAGGTAGTCGGAACAACTGATTGGCTAAAGTGA
- a CDS encoding SNF2-related protein, whose product MRKQWQQELESKFFLPTFIIDSNIYKKEVRAGNPKPFKQQNKIILCSYNFASRMAQEISMIPWDLAVIDEAHRMRNVYKTKNKMAKKISNALGSCSKLLLTATPLQNSLMELYGIISVLDEHAFGDAATFRQQFINVSNEYQRNLILKDRIKPFCSRTLRKQVVEYVPFTKRILITQEFIPTPEEAELYDIISAYLKRDRLIALPQSQRTLITLVLRKLLASSSFAITGTLHSLIKRLQHISEYVQVLDDEDLEGIDEYADELEEDQPENYSLSSNSDIDPEQIKEETDELKVYLELSQRIKFNTKGNALKDALKAAFEKAEELGASRKAVIFTESRRTQQYLYDLLSESSFEGKLWKYLLIPHNVIDESKTFNYLASRYQLTNFFD is encoded by the coding sequence TTGCGTAAGCAGTGGCAGCAGGAGCTTGAAAGCAAATTTTTCCTGCCAACTTTTATTATCGATTCCAACATATACAAAAAAGAGGTAAGAGCAGGAAATCCTAAGCCATTCAAACAGCAGAATAAAATTATTCTTTGCTCTTACAATTTCGCTTCAAGAATGGCCCAAGAAATTTCAATGATTCCATGGGATCTCGCTGTTATAGACGAGGCCCATAGAATGAGAAACGTCTATAAGACCAAGAATAAGATGGCCAAGAAGATCAGCAATGCTCTGGGAAGCTGCTCTAAGCTTCTTTTAACTGCTACACCCCTCCAAAATTCTCTCATGGAGCTTTACGGGATTATAAGTGTATTGGATGAGCATGCTTTTGGTGATGCAGCTACATTCAGGCAACAGTTTATCAATGTATCAAATGAGTACCAAAGAAACCTCATTCTAAAAGACCGAATAAAGCCCTTTTGCAGCAGAACTCTACGAAAGCAGGTTGTTGAATATGTTCCTTTCACCAAAAGAATTCTTATCACTCAAGAATTTATCCCAACTCCGGAAGAGGCTGAGTTGTATGATATAATTTCAGCATACCTTAAAAGGGATAGGCTTATTGCTTTGCCGCAAAGCCAGCGAACGCTTATAACCCTCGTTCTAAGGAAACTGCTTGCTTCTTCTTCGTTTGCTATCACCGGCACGCTTCACTCTCTAATTAAAAGGCTTCAGCATATTTCTGAGTATGTGCAGGTTTTAGATGATGAAGACTTGGAGGGAATTGATGAATATGCCGATGAACTCGAAGAAGACCAGCCAGAAAATTACTCCCTAAGCTCGAATTCAGATATCGACCCAGAGCAAATTAAAGAAGAAACTGATGAGCTCAAGGTCTATCTCGAGCTTTCTCAAAGGATAAAATTCAATACAAAGGGCAATGCTCTCAAGGATGCCCTTAAAGCAGCATTCGAGAAAGCAGAAGAGCTGGGAGCAAGCAGAAAAGCTGTTATATTCACTGAATCCCGCCGCACGCAGCAGTATCTTTATGATTTGTTATCTGAATCCAGCTTTGAAGGCAAGCTATGGAAGTATTTGCTTATTCCCCATAATGTAATTGACGAAAGTAAAACATTTAATTATTTGGCTTCAAGATACCAGCTAACAAACTTCTTTGATTAG
- a CDS encoding tyrosine-type recombinase/integrase, with protein MAGLIKRRKTYYVVYHVGKKEKRVSLRTTNYQLAKEKLRKFETSLFMGEDNPLPTNTPIGRVLDKYIKHIRTVKTPKSAQTEIYYLRQTFGVVCPQLEITSRKPSDKALKKPKKRGAAKKEYSQIIEASCFEKITTACISEFISAQVRTRGLSPKTANHFRQIIVRLFNWAMKEGGVRMPGDINPGANVERYIERASQIRYLSFKQIDEQINGLSFKKQLQTMVAMLIYTGMRREEILWLTKKDVDLKAGKYGMIRVRAKEINGEYWQPKTKTNRAIPISSSLRPYLIKYVPSPNKGNLYFPSPKSLSLYDPDNFSRDLSNANKKLGLQWTCLDFRHTFGSILAQRGESLYKIATLMGNSPEICRKHYAALIPEAMSDCVEFNLPKHFMIG; from the coding sequence ATGGCAGGTTTAATCAAAAGAAGGAAAACATATTATGTGGTTTATCACGTAGGAAAAAAAGAAAAACGGGTAAGCCTTAGAACAACAAATTACCAACTCGCTAAAGAGAAGTTGCGTAAGTTCGAAACATCTCTATTCATGGGGGAAGATAACCCGCTTCCAACTAATACACCGATAGGCAGAGTTCTTGATAAATACATTAAGCACATTAGAACCGTAAAGACCCCAAAGAGCGCGCAAACTGAAATATACTATCTACGACAAACATTTGGGGTTGTGTGCCCTCAACTTGAGATTACAAGCCGTAAACCAAGCGACAAAGCCTTGAAGAAACCAAAAAAACGAGGAGCAGCTAAGAAAGAGTATTCTCAAATAATAGAAGCATCATGTTTTGAGAAAATAACAACAGCCTGCATATCTGAATTCATATCCGCACAAGTTCGCACCAGAGGATTATCACCTAAGACTGCAAACCACTTCAGGCAAATTATCGTTAGATTATTTAATTGGGCTATGAAAGAAGGGGGAGTTCGTATGCCGGGAGATATAAACCCCGGGGCAAATGTTGAGAGATACATAGAAAGAGCTTCTCAAATTCGTTACCTTTCATTTAAACAAATCGATGAGCAAATCAATGGGCTCAGTTTTAAAAAGCAGCTTCAAACGATGGTTGCTATGCTAATATATACTGGTATGCGAAGAGAAGAGATCTTATGGCTAACTAAAAAAGATGTTGACTTGAAGGCTGGTAAATACGGAATGATACGAGTTCGAGCAAAAGAAATTAATGGAGAATATTGGCAGCCTAAGACAAAGACCAACAGGGCAATTCCAATTAGTTCATCATTAAGACCTTATCTAATTAAATATGTTCCCAGTCCAAATAAAGGTAACTTATATTTCCCGAGTCCAAAGAGTTTGAGCCTTTACGACCCTGATAATTTTAGCAGGGACCTATCAAATGCAAATAAAAAACTAGGATTGCAGTGGACTTGCTTAGACTTTCGTCATACTTTTGGCTCTATCTTGGCGCAAAGAGGTGAGTCACTTTACAAAATTGCCACCTTAATGGGCAATTCTCCAGAAATATGTAGAAAGCATTATGCTGCTCTTATACCGGAAGCGATGTCTGATTGCGTTGAATTTAATTTACCTAAACATTTTATGATTGGATAA